The genomic window GGCAGCGGGCGACGACGGGCTCTTCCTCGTGAACGATCAGGCCTACGCCCTGCTCGCCGCCGGTCGCGGCGAGGAAGCGGACCAGCTACTGGAGAAGCTGCTGGCCCTTGATATCGACAAATACCCGACGCTGACCAACATGGCGATCAACCGGTCGGAAATCCTGCTGCGGCTGGGCCGGTACGAAGACGCCCTGCGGACGGCGGACTGGGCCGAGGAGCACACGGGCAAATGGATGAATGCCTACGGGCGGATGTGGAACTGGTCGAACCGCACCTGCGCGCTGAAGATGCTCGGCCGTCAGGCGGAGGCTGAAGCAACGCTGCGGCAGATGGCGGAGCAGAAGGCCGAAAACTATGCCGCCCACCTCGTCGCCCTTCTGTGCCATGATCGCCTGGACGATGTTGAAGCCGTCGTTCTCAAGCAACTCGCCGACGAGGAGAAGCGCGGCGACATGCTGATCCAGCTTCAGGATTTCCAGGGCCAACGAAACACGCCGCTCGACACGGCAATCAACGAAAAGCTGAATCGCGTCTTACAGCGTCCGGCGGTGCAGCAGGCGGTCCAGGCCGCCGGGCGGCTTCTCACCATCGCAGGACCACTGATTTAAAACTGCCGAGGCTAGTCCCTCACGACCAGCCAGACGGCAACGAGAATCACCAGAACGGCAAGGATGACGAGGGTGCGGGAGGTGCCATGTCCTGCCGCTTCCGGCTGGCCCGCCCCCATGCCGAGATCGCCCGGAGGAGACACCAGGCCGGCGCCTTCCTCCACCGGGGAAAGCCCCGCGTCACCCTGCGTGGTGACGGTAGGGTCCGGGCGCAGCACGGCCTCCTGCTCCGCCGGCGACATCAGGGGGCAGTTGAGCGCAACGTGGCGGCTCAATTCCTCAAGGTTTGGGTCGTTAAGGTTGATGGGCGCGTGCACCTCGCTGTCATCCAGCGGCGGGCGGCGGCCCAGGGTATCGAGGGCAGCGAAGTAAATTTCATCCAGTTCCGGCAGGCTGAGCCCCGCTTCGCTCACCAGCCGCGTGGCGGGGGTTAGCGGCTCAAGATGGGGGTGCTCCTCGGTCAGCAGGCGTCGCAGCACGGTCTCGGCTTCCTGAAGCCTGGCCTGTTCGGCAGACAGATCCGCCATGCGTCTTCCCCCTCTCCTGCCGAATGGGGCATTTCTTAACACAGGGCGCCTGATCGGCCAATGCGACCAAAGCCTAATCCCGGCCGCTATTTGCGGGCGAGGATGTAGTAGACGTAGCTGAATTCCTCGCCGGTATTACGAAAGAGGGCGATCTCCTTGGCAAGAGCGCGGACAAAGTCCGCATCCAGCGCCTCGCCACGCGTGGCAAGGTCCGCCAGCCCGGCCTCCAGACTGTCCGCATAGGCCGCCCAGCAGGCGGACGGCAGGGTGTGGGTGGCGAGCAGTTCATAGCCCGCGCCTTCCGCCCGCTCAATGTTCTCCAGCACCGTCCGCATGGCGGGGTAGGCCGCATACCAGAAGGTCTTCGCCGCAAGGCCGGGGTTCGGCACCAGCCAGGAGCATTCCGAGACCACGGCAAAGCCTGTGGGCTTCAGCAGCTCGCGCCAGTGCGCCAGCGCCGCATCGAAGCCGAGGATATAAGCCGCGCCCTCGCACCACAGCAGGTCGAGCGAGCGTGCCGGGACAGGCGGCGATGCCATGTCGCCCACCACCGCTTCCACCTTGTCGGCCAGGCCGCGCGCGGCGGCCTCCGCCTGCAATCGCTCCAGAAACTCCGGCGCCTGGTCGAGCGCGAGGATGGGCGCTTGCAACCGTTCCGCCAGCGCCAGCGTTGCCCCGCCGGTGCCGCAGGCAAGATCCGCCACGCGGGCGTCGGGCGGCAACTCCGGCAGGTGCCCGAGCGCCGTCAGCGTTTGCGCCGCGCTGCCGGGCGACTGGCGCGGCAGCCGGGCGAAAAAGGCAAGGATGCTGGCGTCCATCACGGCTTGCTCCTACTCCTCCTGTGCTTTCTTTCATTGCAGGGGCGGCCAGCCCCTGCACCCTGTTCTTTTTGATCGGGCCGCGCATGGCGAAATCGTTGCCCCCGCTTGAGAGGCGCGAAGGGATTGTACCGGGCGCGTCCCATGAAAACGAATGGGAGTGGCAGGGGGTTATAGCCCCCTTGCATTCTTAATATTTGTGCGCCCTTGCACACGGGGTTGGAAAATCCAACCTAATGACTGACGGCCCCTTGCGCGGCTTGCCGCAGGATCGCCTTCACGTATCCCAGCAGTTGGCCCGTCTCTTCCTGGGACAGACGACCAGCAATGCGGCCGAAGGCCATGCCGTCCAGCAGGCAGTGGGCGATGCTGCCGGCCTGGGCCATGGCGGGGGCGCCCTCGTCCCAGCCGAAGCTGGCGCGGGCGATGTCCTGCCAGGCGCGAATGAACGCCCGGTGACTGGAGCCCAGAGCCTCCGCCAGTTCGGGCTCGCAGCGCGAGGCCAGCACCAGTTCCTGATAGGCGCGGAAATCCCGCTCCCCCATGCGCGCCCAGCGGGTTTCGATCATGTGGTCGAACAGGTCCCGGTCCGCCGGGCGGCTGGCCAGATCATCACGAAAATTCTCCAGCTGCCGCTGGTGCAAAAAATCGACGGTCGCCTTCAGGAGATCGAGCCGCGTCGGAAAATGATATTGCATGCCCCCGCGCGACAAGCCGCCCTTTTCAGCGATGGTCGCCAGCGACACCTCGGAATAGGGCCTCTCCGCCAGACATTGGATGGTGGTCTCCAGCGCCAGGGTTCGCATGGCTGCGCTTTTTGAAATCTGCCTGGGAGACTGCCCGCAGCGCCGATGGCGCAGCCCCCTGGCAGCCGGTTCCCCGACTTCCCCCCTCATCACAATGCAACTCCCCCGTTATTTTGTTTTGTTAGTTCGTTATTTATGCCGAATTGTCCGCACGCATCAACCAAGGCTGATGCGAAAACCCGCGCGCAATGCCGGCGCAAGCCAGATCATCCAAAGAGAGGGATGGGATGGAAAAGTAGAAAAGGCGAGGCAGTCAGGACAGGCGGGGCCAGCGGTCGGCCACCAGATCATCGCGCCGGGCGCGCAGCATGGCTTCCAGCCGTTCGGGGCGCAGCGCCGGGCTGTTGTGGGAAGCGCAGTGGATAATCGACATCCAGGACCCCTGCTGCGCCTGAGGATCAACGCCGAGGTTTTCCAGAACCCGCGCCCGGTCGCGAGCCGTGCTTCCCCGGGGACCGCGCGCACGCTTGGCAGCCTTGTGGGCGGAAGGGCGCAAAAATGCCTTCGAGCCATTCGCGACGAGGGTTGATACCGACGAACATAAATTCAGCCACATAGGGTATCCCCTGAGGTGGAAAGAAAAAATGCCAACGCGACAACAGTTGGCCCGCCCCTTTCAGAACGGGTTAAATCAATGAGTAGCTAAACGAACCTGAACGCTGGATGTATCCCGCGGAACGCCCAAAAAACTTCGCGATAGTTCCGGCAATCATTTGCTATGGCCAATATTTTCACCAAGCATATTTTTCGCCTGTCCTGAAAATACGCAGGAGAAAAATAATTTCTTTTCTGTTTTCAGGTTGTTGCCGAAAAATAGAGCGCCATCAGGGCTGCGGCCGGCTGGTAATGATGCGGAACGGCAGCGCCTCGCCGGTCGTGTGATCCTTGATGGTCACATATTCCCCAGTCGTCAGCTTGTGAAATTCAAGCCCGGCAATGGGTTCGTCGTCATCGTCACCGGCTGTGTAGGAAAAGCCCCAGGAACGATCCTTCATGCGGGTGAGCCAGCCGTGGCAGTCCTCTTCGCCTGCCTTGTAGCGGGTGACGGTGGCGCGGCGCGGGTCGGCCCCCATGGCTTCCTCGTCAAGGCTGCCATCCTCCGTCAGGGCAACATGAACGATATAGGCGTAGGAGGGGTCGCCCTCGGGTTGATCGCCGGTGCGCGCCTTTTCCAGCCGTAACATCGTCCATGTCATTGCGCTTTACCCCTTGTCTCTCGGGGCCGAAGCGCCATGCCTGTCGATCAGCCCCGCGTGAAGCGGGCCACCAGCTCGACGTGGGCGGACCAGAGGAACTGACCCACCGGCCACAGGCGCTCCAGCCGATAGCCTCCATCGATCAGTAAACGCGCGTCGCGGGCAAAAGTGTTGGGATTGCAAGAAACTGCGACAACGACCGGCACGGCGGACTTCGCAATTTCCGCGCACTGGGCCTGCGCCCCGGCGCGCGGCGGGTCAATGACCACCGCCTGGAAGCGCTTCAACTCAAGCGCGGTGAACGGACGGCGAAACAGGTCCCGGTGCTCGATCCTGACCGGCCTCTGGGCCTCGTTGGCGGCGCGCTGCAGCGCCTCCAGGCTCACCTTGCCCGCGTCGGACGCCAGCACGCGGGCCTTGGCAGACAACGGCAGGGCAAAGGTGCCCAGCCCCGCGAACAGGTCCGCAACGTCCTTCGCCTTGCCGACGGACTCGATGACGGCCGCCTGCAATGCCGCCTCGCCATCGGGCGTTGCTTGCAAAAAGGCACCCACCGGCAGGCGGACGGCGACGCCGCCGAAGCGGATGATCGGCGCGCGGCGCTCGATGATGACATCGACGCCAAGGCCGGTGTCGATGCTGAGGCGGGCAAGGTCATTCTCCTCCGCAAAGCGGGTGAGGAGTTCGTCCTGCGCCAGTCCCTTGCGCTTGAGACCGCCAAGCGTCAGGTCCACGCCCGCCTCCGTCAGGGTGACGGCGATGCTGGCGGCATGACCGTCCGTCAGCTCTTTCGCCAGCAGGCCACGCAGCGCGGGAAGCAGGCCGAACAGGGCGGGGCTGAGCACATGGCATTCGCTCAAATCCACCAGCGTGTGGGCGCGCTCTACATTGAAGCCAAGCTCGACCTGCTTGCCCCGGCGCACGGCGCGGAAGGTGGCGCGGCGGCGGGTTTGCGGCGGGCTCACATGCGGCGCGACGATGGCATCGGGGGCAAGCGTGATGTCATGCTGCTGGAGCGCCATCAAGATGCGGTCCGTCAGCCAGCCGTGATAGAGTTCAGGCGCGACATGCTGGAGGGTACAGCCGCCACACAGGCCGAAATGCAGGCAGACGGCCTCGGCGCGGTTGGGGCCGGGGATGAGGTCGAGCACCTTGCCCTTGTCATCCACCACCACCGTATCGCCCGGCACGCCGCCGGGCACGTAGACAGGTTTGGGCAGCCCCGGCGCGGGGGCAACACCGTCGCCCTGCGCGCCCAGATGGCTCACGGTCAGGCGGGTCGCGGTCATGGTGGTCACGGCTGTCTTTCCGCAGCGATCAGAAATTCAACATTGCCTTCGGGCCCGGTGATGGGGCTCTGCGTGATGCCCACCACATGCCAGCCGGGCTGCTCGCTCATCCACGCCTCGATATCAGCGCAGACTTCCGCATGAAGCTCGGGGTCGCGGACGACGCCGCCCTTGCCCACGCGCTCCTTGCCCACCTCGAACTGGGGCTTGATGAGAGCGATGAGCCGGGCGTGCGGCCGGGTCAAGGCCATGGCGGCGGGCAGCACGGTTTTAAGGCCGATGAAGCTGGCATCGCACACCACGAGGTCGAGCGGCTCGGGGATCTGCTCTTCCGTCAGATGGCGCGCGTTGGTTTTCTCGAGCACCACCACCCGCTCGTCCTGCCGCAGCTTCCACGCCAGCTGGCCGTGCCCCACATCGACTGCGTAGACCTTGGCCGCGCCGCGGGTCAGCGCCACGTCGGTAAAGCCGCCGGTCGAGGCCCCCACGTCGATCACCACCGCGCCCGCAATGTCCCACCCGAAGTGGGTGAGCGCGTGGTCGAGCTTGAGCCCGCCCCGGCTGACCCAGGGGTGATCCTTGCCCTTCACCTCAAGCGCGGTGTCCTCGGCCACCGTATCGCCTGCCTTGGTGATCTTGCGCTCACCGGCGAACACCAGGCCCGCCATGATGAGCGCCTGCGCGCGGGTGCGGCTTTCCACCAGCCCCCGCTCGACCAGCAGCTGATCGACCCTTAGCTTCCGGCTCACGCCGTTGCCGTCGCGGGGGAATTGTGGCGCAGGGCGGACAGCGCGGCCTCGACGATGTGCGGCGCATTGAGATGCGCCTCGTCGTACATCTTCTCCGGCTTGTCCTGGTCCTGGAAGATATCGGGCAGGCGCAAGGACCGGATCTTCAGCCCTGCGTCCAGCAGGCCTTCATCGGCCAGGTAGGTGAGCACATGCGCGCCGAAGCCGCCGATGCTTCCCTCCTCCACCGTCACCAGCACCTCGTGGCTGAGCGCCAGCTTGCGGATGAGCGCCACGTCCAGCGGCTTTGCAAAGCGCATGTCGGCAACCGTTGCCGCCAGCCCCTTGGCGGCCAGGTCGTCCGCCGCCTTCAGCGCCTCGCCGAGGCGCGCGCCGAGCGACAGGATGGCGACCTTGGAGCCCTCGCGCACGATGCGGCCCTTGCCGATTTCGAGCCGCTGGGGCGCGGCCGGCATCTCGACGCCCAGCCCCTCGCCGCGCGGATAGCGGCAGGCGATGGGCCCGCTGTCGTGCAGCGCCATGGTGTGGACCATGTGCACCAGCTCCGCCTCGTCAGCGGCCGCCATCACCACCATGTTCGGCAGCGAGGCGAGGTAGGTGATATCGAACGAACCGGCATGGGTCGCGCCGTCCGCCCCCACGAGCCCCGCGCGGTCGATGGCGAAGCGCACCGGCAGGTTCTGGATGCACACATCGTGCACCACCTGGTCGTAGGCGCGCTGGAGGAAGGTGGAGTAGATCGCCGCGAACGGCCGATACCCTTGCGCTGCCAGCCCCGCCGCAAAGGTGACGGCATGCTGCTCGGCAATGCCCACATCGAACATGCGGTTGGGGAAGGCCTTGGCGAATACGTCAAGCCCGGTGCCCGAGGGCATGGCGGCGGTGATGGCGACCACCTTGTCGTCCCGCTTCGCTTCATCGACCAGCGCGTTCGCGAACACCTTGGTGTACTGCGGCGCCTTGGCCTGCGGCTTCACCTGCGCGCCGGTGATGACGTCGAACTTGTTGACGCCATGGTATTTGTCGGCGCTGGCCTCGGCGGGCGCGTAGCCCTTGCCCTTCTTCGTCACCACATGAACGAGAATCGGCCCGTCCTTGGCGTCGCGCACGTTCTCGAGAACGGGCACCAGATGCTCGAGGTTATGCCCATCGATGGGGCCGACGTAATAAAAGCCCAGCTCCTCGAACAGGGTGCCGCCGGTCGCCATGCCGCGGGCGAACTCCTCCGCCCGCTGCGCCGCCTTGAACAGCGGGCGCGGCAGCCGCTTGGCGAGCGCCCGGCCGATGTCGCGGATCGACATGTAGGAGCCCGAGGAGAGCAGCCGGGCGAGGTACGCCGACAGGCCGCCCACCGGGGGTGCGATGGACATGTCGTTGTCGTTGAGGATGACGATGAGGCGGTTGCCCGCCTGCGCGGCGTTGTTCATGGCTTCATAGGCCATGCCGGCCGACATCGCCCCGTCGCCGATGACGGCGATGGCCTTGCCCGGCGCGTCCGCCAGCTTGTTGGCAATGGCAAAGCCCAGCGCGGCGGAGATGGAGGTGGACGAGTGGGCGGCCCCGAAGGGATCGTACTCGCTCTCCGAGCGCTTGGTGAAGCCGGACAGGCCGCCGCCCTGGCGCAGCGTCGTCATGCGGTCGCGACGGCCGGTCAGGATCTTGTGCGGGTAGGCCTGGTGGCCCACGTCCCAGATCAGCGTGTCGCGGGGCGTGTCGAAAACGTAATGCAGCGCCACCGTCAGCTCGACGACGCCAAGCCCTGCGCCAAGATGGCCGCCGGTCTGGCTGACCACATGGATCACCTCCTGCCGCACCTCATCGGCCAGCTGGGGAAGCTGGTCGGGCGACAATTGGCGAAGATCGGCAGGCAGCCGAACCTCATCGAGCAGGGGCGTGTGCGGACGCTGGGTCACGCGAAACTCCACTTCGGATAAGGAATCATGGGCCTCTCATAACGGGGAATGGCCTGTATGTCGAATGAACAGCGCACGCTCCGTCCTCTCGGTCTTCCCGTTTGCGGGTAGATATAGGGCGGGCCTGGGCTTTTTTTCCCTGCCCAGTCCCGGCCTCGCTATTGCCGTCCGCCTTTCTCTCCGGCGGTTACCGCCGGCTGATGGCCGCCCACCACGTGCAGCACCCGCTGGGGGAAGGGAATTTCGATGCCGTGGCTCTCCAGCGTCTCCTTCACCCGGCGGTTCATAAACGACCAGGTCTGCATGTAGTCCGCCGCGGGCACCCAGACGCGCACGCTGAGGTCAATGCTGCTCTGGCCCAGCGCGGCGATGACCACTTCGGGCGCCGGGTCGGCCAGCGCATTGGGCAGCGCCTGCGCTTCCTCCAGAAGCAAGGCGCGGGCCTGCTCGATGTCGGTATCATAGGCCACGCCCACCACCACCTCCACCCGCCGCGACGCGTTGCGGCTATAGTTGACGATGTGCGCGGACCAGATCTGGGAATTGGGAACCGAGACGAAAAGACCATCGAACCTTTTGAGTTCGGTGGTGAACAGGCCGACGTTGACGACGGTGCCGATGATGCCGCTGATCTCCACCGTCTCGCCGACCCGCATGGGACGCAGGAACACCAGCATGATGCCTGCCGCGATGTTGGAGAGCGTGCCCTGGAGCGCAAGGCCAATGGCAAGGCCCGCCGCGCCGAGCACGGCAAGGATGCTGGTGGACTCCACGCCGAACTTCGGCAGCGCCATGACGACGACGAGCACCATGACGCCGTAGCGCACCACGGCGGAGAGGAACAGGGCCACCGTATCGTCGAGGCGGATGTGATCCAGCATCAGCGCGCGGGCCCGGCGGCTCATCCAGCCCGAGACGTACCAGCCGATGAGGAGAATGAGGAGGGCAGCCACGATGCCAAGACCAAGATCGACCGCCCGCTCCACCCAGGGGTAGTCCATCAGCCGCTCATACTGCTTCATCTGCCCTCCGTTCAGGCCCGCCGCGGTCGGGGCGCGCCCGCCGCCCCCATCTGCGTTTCTGCTCTACGTATCATGCGCGGGAGTTGTTCGGGTAGCCGAGCCAGGCGCCGCTGGCCAGCGCCTCGCGATTCAACGGCCGGAGCAGGAGCCGCACAGGCCCTTCACCTCGATCACCGGATGCTCCGGCTGGAAGCCGTGCGCCTTGGCGGCGTTGCGAATCTCGCCCGAGATACCGTCGTCATCGATGTGGGTGGTGGTGCCGCAATTGTCGCAGACCAGAAAGATGCAGTCGTGCACATGGTCGGGATGGTCGCAGGCCAGGAAGGCGTTGCGGCTCTCGATCCGCTTGGCGAGGTTGGTCGCCACGAACAGATCGAGGATGCGGTAAACCGTGTTGGGGGCGATGCGGCGCCCTTCCCTGCCCGAGACCCGCTCGGCGATATCGTAGGCGCTGGCGGGCTGCTCGAAGCTGGCAAGCGCCTCATAGACAGACTGGCGCAGGGGAGTCCATTGCTCGCCCTGACGCTCAAGCGCCGCTTCCGCCGCGGCCAACCGGCCGACAGAAGTTGTATCGATGGTATGTGCTCGCACCATAAATTCCTCGCCCCAGCATTACTCCTGTTGGGGCCGCGCCGCAATCTTCACGGGCAGTTTCGCAGGGAATATGCCGTCAGGCCGCGTCCTGAAGCCGCGCGGACGGGGGACAATCACAGGTGGCCGCGGTCGCGTCATGCGTGCATACGGCCGCCCCGGCTCCCGCTCCGCTCTCTGCCCCGTGGTGGTGCAGGCCCCGCCAGTTGAGAACATGGGCCACCGCCAGAATCGCCACGCCCAGCACCGTCAGCACGGTCTCCGGCCAGCCGGCCAGGGACGGCAACACGCCGAGCGCCATCAGGCCGAGGCTGAAACTGCCGAGCAGCATGGGCGCCGCGCGGCGATGCTTCACCCAGCCCCGCCCCAGCGCCCACAGCGCCAGCACGGCGGCAATCAGCAGCGCATAGAGGTGGAATTCGTGGCTGGCGGGAACCGTCATGCTGACCGCCGACAAGCCGGCAACGAACACGCCGCTGGCCAGGCAGTGCACAAGGCACAGCCCGGACATGCCGATCGCCGATAGATCCAACCAGTCAGGCCTGAACATGGATAAAGCTCCTCACGGTAGCCATGATATATTATCACACTTGCCCGTCAGCAACCCTTCTTCCGCAAATATTCTAAAGTCGGCCCCTTCTCGCCGCCGGCACGCCCTTATGTCGCAGGGGCTTGGCTCGGCTTGCGGTTCCGCTTAGGTGACAGGACATGAGCGAGACCCTGGTAACCCTGCCTGCGACGGACGCGAAGACGCGCTCGAGCCGGCGTGCCATTGCGACCTGGCTGCTGCTGGTGGCCGGCCTTGTATTCCTGATGGTGGTGGTGGGCGGCGCGACCCGGCTGACGGAGTCGGGCCTGTCCATCGTGGAATGGAAACCCATCAGCGGCGCGATCCCGCCGCTGACCGATGCCGACTGGCAGGCCGAGTTCGAGGCCTACAAGAAGATCCCCGAATACCAGCAGGAGCATGCCTGGATGTCCCTGGAGGACTTCAAGGGCATCTTCTGGTGGGAGTGGAGCCACCGGCTGCTGGGGCGGCTGATCGGCCTCGTCTATGCCATTCCCTTCTTCTGGTTCCTGGCTCGCCGCCGCATCCCTGAAGGCTACAAGAAGCCGCTGTTCGGCCTCCTGCTGCTGGGCGGCCTGCAAGGGGCGATCGGCTGGTGGATGGTCTCCTCCGGGCTCTCCGAGCGCACGGACGTGAGCCATTATCGCCTGGCGACGCACCTTGGCGTTGCGCTGACCATCTATGCCGGGCTCATCTGGACCGCGCTCAACCTGCTGGCCGACCGCACGCGCCAGAACGTGCCGCCGGGCGTCAACCGCTGGGCCCTGCCCTTCTTCGCGCTGCTTGCCCTGCAAATCGTGATGGGCGCGTTCGTCGCCGGCCTCAACGCGGGCTTTGCCTTCAACACCTGGCCGCTGATGGGCGACAGCTTCGCCCCGCCCCACATGTGGGAGGCCGCGCTCGGCTGGCTCAACCTCTCCGAGAACGGCGTGGTGGTGCAGTTCGTGCACCGCTGCATCGCCTATGCGCTGGCCATCGTGGGCGTTCTCTGGATCCTTGCGGGCTGGCGCACAGGCATCGTCGGCATGCGCGACCGGGCCATGATCTTCGCCATCGCGCTGGCGGCCCAGATCACGCTTGGCATCCTCACGATCATCCATGCGGTGCCGATTCCGCTCGGCGTCGCCCACCAGGGCGGCGCTGCCGCGCTGCTGGCCGCCGCGTTATACTACGCGCACCGCGGGCGCAGCATCACCCGCGTGGCATAGGCCGCGCGGCCGGAAGGCAAGGCCGGGAGGGGGAGCGAGAATGGAAAACGGGGCGGAGACAGGCGTCATCAGCATCTATGTCACCTTCCCGGCCGGCTTTGCCGTCGAGGACCTCATCGCCTCCCTGCTGGACGAGAAGCTGATCGCCTGCGCCAACCTGCTGCCGGAGATAACCTCCCTCTACATGTGGGAGGGGCGCATGGAGCGCGACCGGGAAACCGTCGCCATTCTCAAGACATCGGCGGACCGCGCCGAGGCGCTCACCACCCGCATCCGCGCCGCCCACCCCTATGAGGTGCCCTGCATCGTCGCCTGGCCTGTTATTGGCGGATTTGCCCCCTATCTGGAGTGGGTGAAGACCCAAACCCAGGCCTGAACGGCCCAGCTCGAACGGGCCGGGCCTGAACTGGAGGCGCCCATGGCCTTCGATGACCCGGTTGAGCGGCATGGCTCCCCGCGCAACGTGCTGGGCGGCCGGCTGACGGCCTGCTCCTTCGCGCCGCGCACCGGCTTTTATCGCGACGGCTGCTGCAACACCGGGCCGGAAGACCTGGGGCTGCACCTGGTCTGCGCGGTGATGACCGAAGAATTCCTTGAATTCAGCAAGAAACGCGGCAACGACCTCACCGCCCCGCGCCCCAAGTACGACTTCAACGGGCTTGCGCCCGGCGACCGCTGGTGCCTGTGCGCCCTCAGATGGGTGGAGGCGCTGCAGGCGGGCGTCGCCCCGCCCCTGGTGCTGGAGGCGACCAACGAAGCCACGCTCCTGCTCATTCCGCTGGAGATTCTGAAGCGCCACGCGGCCGAATAGGGCGACCGGCCCATCCGCTGCCTTGCTGGTGGTATTATTTTACCACACAGCATAAACCCGCTTTATCCTTGACTTTGCGGCAAGCGTGCATCAATTAGCAGCCGGTTCGGCGACGGAAACTCCGTTGCCTTTGATTTTGTGAGCACCGAGGCACACCATGAAGACCTACGTCGCCAAACCGGCGGAGGTGGAAAAGAAGTGGCTGCTGATCGACGCTGACGGTCTCGTTGTGGGCCGCCTGGCTACGATCATCGCCAACCACCTGCGCGGCAAGCACAAGCCCAGCTTCACGCCCCACGTGGACTGCGGCGATAATGTCATCGTCATCAACGCGGACAAGGTGAAGTTCACCGGCCGCAAGCTGACGCAGAAGTTCTACTACCGCCACACCGGCTACGCCGGCGGTATCAAGGAAATCCGCGCCGACAAGGCCCTTGGCGGCCGCTTCCCCGAGCGCGTGCTCGAGAAGGCCGTGGAGCGCATGGTTCCGCGCGGCCCGCTCGGCCGTCAGCAGATGCGTAACCTGCGCGTCTACGCTGGCGCTTCGCATCCGCACGAAGCCCAGAACCCGGTTGTGCTGGACGTGGCGTCGATGAACGCCAAGAATAAGCGAGGCGCGTAATGGTCGAGAAGCAAACCCTTGAGGACCTGAAGTCCCTCGGCGCTGGCGACGGCGAAGCCACCGCCGCCCCGATTCGCGAGCCGCAGATCGACTCGTATGGCCGCTCCTACGCCACCGGCAAGCGTAAGAACGCCGTTGCCCGCGTGTGGGTGAAGCCCGGCACGGGCAAGATCACCGTCAACGGCAAGGACCAGGAAGTTTACTTCGCCCGTCCGACCCTGCGTCTGGTCATCAACCAGCCGTTCCAGGTCGCTGATCGCGAAGGCCAGTACGATGTGATCGCCACCGTGGTCGGCGGCGGTCTGTCGGGCCAGGCCGGCGCCGTGAAGCACGGCATCGCCCAGGCGCTGACCCGCTACGAGCCGGCTCTGCGCGGTCCGGTGAAGGCGGCTGGCTTCCTGACCCGCGACGCCCGCGTCGTCGAGCGTAAGAAGTACGGCAAGGCCGGCGCCCGCCGCAGCTTCCAGTTCTCGAAGCGCTAAGCGGTCAGGCGACAAGCCTTTACGATTGGAAAGGGCGTGGCCTTCGGGCCGCGCCCTTTTTTTTTTTGTGGCTGGGGCAAATCGGCCCCGCCACTCAACGAAAACACGAATGCCTCTAGATCGGCTTTAAACGCCCACAGAGAGGTTTTTACCTATCACCGCTAGGGTGGTAGCGGGCAGGCAGGGAATCGCGCTGTAGCATGCCCCTAC from Pedomonas mirosovicensis includes these protein-coding regions:
- a CDS encoding COX15/CtaA family protein, with protein sequence MSETLVTLPATDAKTRSSRRAIATWLLLVAGLVFLMVVVGGATRLTESGLSIVEWKPISGAIPPLTDADWQAEFEAYKKIPEYQQEHAWMSLEDFKGIFWWEWSHRLLGRLIGLVYAIPFFWFLARRRIPEGYKKPLFGLLLLGGLQGAIGWWMVSSGLSERTDVSHYRLATHLGVALTIYAGLIWTALNLLADRTRQNVPPGVNRWALPFFALLALQIVMGAFVAGLNAGFAFNTWPLMGDSFAPPHMWEAALGWLNLSENGVVVQFVHRCIAYALAIVGVLWILAGWRTGIVGMRDRAMIFAIALAAQITLGILTIIHAVPIPLGVAHQGGAAALLAAALYYAHRGRSITRVA
- the cutA gene encoding divalent-cation tolerance protein CutA; this translates as MENGAETGVISIYVTFPAGFAVEDLIASLLDEKLIACANLLPEITSLYMWEGRMERDRETVAILKTSADRAEALTTRIRAAHPYEVPCIVAWPVIGGFAPYLEWVKTQTQA
- the rplM gene encoding 50S ribosomal protein L13; its protein translation is MKTYVAKPAEVEKKWLLIDADGLVVGRLATIIANHLRGKHKPSFTPHVDCGDNVIVINADKVKFTGRKLTQKFYYRHTGYAGGIKEIRADKALGGRFPERVLEKAVERMVPRGPLGRQQMRNLRVYAGASHPHEAQNPVVLDVASMNAKNKRGA
- a CDS encoding MerC domain-containing protein, producing the protein MDLSAIGMSGLCLVHCLASGVFVAGLSAVSMTVPASHEFHLYALLIAAVLALWALGRGWVKHRRAAPMLLGSFSLGLMALGVLPSLAGWPETVLTVLGVAILAVAHVLNWRGLHHHGAESGAGAGAAVCTHDATAATCDCPPSARLQDAA
- the rpsI gene encoding 30S ribosomal protein S9 — its product is MVEKQTLEDLKSLGAGDGEATAAPIREPQIDSYGRSYATGKRKNAVARVWVKPGTGKITVNGKDQEVYFARPTLRLVINQPFQVADREGQYDVIATVVGGGLSGQAGAVKHGIAQALTRYEPALRGPVKAAGFLTRDARVVERKKYGKAGARRSFQFSKR
- a CDS encoding DUF2237 family protein, whose product is MAFDDPVERHGSPRNVLGGRLTACSFAPRTGFYRDGCCNTGPEDLGLHLVCAVMTEEFLEFSKKRGNDLTAPRPKYDFNGLAPGDRWCLCALRWVEALQAGVAPPLVLEATNEATLLLIPLEILKRHAAE